A window of the Nisaea acidiphila genome harbors these coding sequences:
- a CDS encoding tetratricopeptide repeat protein, with the protein MDLQALVNDGFQRHQAGHLAEAVRLYRTVLAVHPPIALVLSLAGDAATASGDPVTGALQLRRALALEPRKSSFHQMLAFAEASSGNLSVAEENYAAAVECDPGNLSAMNDWANLIRVRLPEKARSLVRKCVLAEPGNPAQLRHLAELTVPRDRAAGRDMLARVTCLNPLDDTAWKRFALVKIAEGENANAAGDLLRSLLLGPADGGSYTRLANASSGVREIDERLRNFKRATVLDRSSPDAWLSFGNGLHSADRKASADLCFQRSLLLDPSNQTALGNLLVLRAEMGMSRDRILDGYRKLRRIDPARSETHVNFTKYLSEQGAYTLAVQAARVAMIVGGVNHDMFIGLANGHRQSRQHAAAERCLRWAAVAYPEAGNVQSGLVMGHNYETGVTAESLYRRHRSWAEHMAPEEEPLSYEVDLSEGREIHLGFLSPDMKRHPVGFFLLPVLKHLDRERFRVTIYSDLAEGDYFTEELRRNTDVWLDSGRIPDTELRQRIMEDRVDILFDLAGHSAGNRMRLFARRAAPLQMTWMGYVGTTGLSTMDYLVTDRYQTVPGTEKFYTEKWLVLPDDYICFYPSPTAPAVAPAPVLNNGYVTFGCFNNPAKLTDDTLGLWSAVMEAVPASRLLLSYRGFDDPGVQAGIRAVMGKEGIAPERLSFETNRFHEEFLGGYGEVDIALDTLPYSGGLTTCEALWMGVPVVTLATQDHFAGRHSLSHLSNAGFPNWAVESRADFVGLARALAADAGRLARIRQSLRAAVASSALCDQARYTRNVESKLAEVWSDFCSGSACMRC; encoded by the coding sequence TTGGACTTGCAGGCGCTAGTGAATGACGGCTTCCAGCGGCATCAGGCGGGTCACCTGGCAGAGGCTGTCCGGCTCTATCGCACGGTACTTGCCGTGCACCCGCCGATCGCCCTTGTGCTGTCGCTGGCCGGGGATGCCGCCACGGCGTCGGGAGATCCCGTTACCGGAGCGCTTCAATTGCGCCGGGCGCTTGCACTCGAACCGCGCAAGAGCTCCTTTCATCAGATGCTGGCGTTTGCGGAAGCGTCTTCGGGAAATCTCTCGGTGGCGGAAGAGAATTACGCGGCGGCGGTCGAGTGCGATCCAGGCAATCTTTCGGCCATGAACGACTGGGCAAACCTGATCCGCGTCCGTCTGCCGGAGAAAGCCCGCAGTTTGGTCCGCAAATGCGTCCTTGCGGAGCCGGGAAACCCGGCCCAGCTACGGCATCTGGCGGAACTCACCGTGCCCCGGGACAGGGCGGCGGGCAGGGACATGCTCGCCCGCGTCACCTGCCTGAACCCGCTGGACGACACAGCCTGGAAGCGTTTCGCCCTCGTTAAGATCGCTGAAGGGGAAAATGCGAACGCCGCCGGGGATCTCTTGCGCAGCCTGCTGCTCGGTCCGGCGGACGGTGGGAGCTACACCCGACTTGCGAATGCGTCCTCCGGCGTTCGGGAAATCGACGAGCGTCTCAGGAATTTCAAACGCGCGACGGTGCTCGACCGCTCCAGCCCTGACGCTTGGCTGTCATTCGGCAACGGTCTGCATAGTGCCGACCGGAAAGCGTCTGCGGACCTCTGCTTCCAGCGATCGTTGTTACTCGATCCCAGCAATCAGACAGCGCTGGGTAATCTGCTCGTGCTGCGCGCGGAAATGGGGATGTCCCGCGACCGGATACTGGACGGTTACCGGAAATTGCGCCGTATCGATCCGGCGCGTTCGGAGACGCATGTCAACTTCACGAAATATCTCTCGGAGCAGGGGGCTTACACCCTGGCGGTTCAGGCGGCACGCGTTGCAATGATCGTCGGTGGGGTAAATCATGACATGTTCATCGGCCTCGCCAACGGTCATCGGCAGTCGCGCCAACACGCTGCGGCCGAACGGTGCCTCAGATGGGCGGCCGTCGCTTATCCGGAGGCTGGAAATGTGCAGTCCGGCCTCGTCATGGGACATAATTACGAAACCGGCGTGACCGCTGAATCTCTCTACCGGCGCCATCGCAGCTGGGCCGAACACATGGCTCCCGAGGAAGAACCTCTCTCTTATGAGGTCGACCTATCCGAGGGCCGGGAGATTCACCTCGGATTTCTTTCGCCGGATATGAAGCGCCATCCCGTCGGCTTCTTCCTGCTCCCGGTTCTGAAGCATCTCGACCGGGAGCGGTTTCGGGTCACGATCTATTCAGATCTTGCCGAGGGCGATTATTTCACTGAGGAGCTGCGCCGGAATACCGACGTCTGGCTGGATAGCGGCCGCATTCCCGATACAGAGTTGCGCCAGCGCATCATGGAGGATCGGGTCGATATCCTCTTCGATCTCGCCGGGCACTCCGCCGGCAACCGGATGCGCCTTTTTGCCCGCCGGGCCGCCCCCCTCCAAATGACGTGGATGGGGTATGTCGGAACGACCGGGCTCTCGACGATGGACTACCTCGTGACGGACCGGTACCAGACGGTGCCCGGCACGGAGAAATTCTATACCGAGAAATGGCTGGTCCTGCCGGACGATTACATCTGCTTCTACCCGTCGCCGACCGCTCCGGCCGTCGCGCCAGCGCCAGTGCTGAACAACGGATACGTAACCTTTGGCTGCTTCAATAATCCCGCCAAGCTGACGGACGACACGCTGGGACTCTGGAGTGCGGTCATGGAAGCGGTGCCTGCTTCCCGCCTTCTGCTGTCCTATCGCGGTTTTGACGATCCTGGAGTGCAGGCAGGCATTCGGGCCGTCATGGGCAAGGAAGGGATCGCGCCGGAGCGCTTGTCATTCGAAACCAACCGCTTCCATGAGGAATTTCTCGGCGGGTACGGCGAGGTGGATATCGCACTCGACACATTGCCCTATTCCGGCGGCCTTACGACCTGCGAGGCTTTGTGGATGGGAGTGCCGGTGGTGACGCTGGCGACCCAGGATCATTTTGCGGGACGTCATTCCCTCAGCCATCTCAGCAACGCCGGTTTTCCGAACTGGGCGGTGGAGAGCCGGGCGGATTTCGTCGGTCTTGCGCGCGCATTGGCAGCGGATGCGGGGCGGTTGGCGCGCATCCGGCAGTCGTTACGCGCCGCCGTCGCCTCCTCGGCGCTTTGCGATCAGGCGCGGTATACCCGCAATGTCGAGAGTAAGCTGGCGGAGGTCTGGTCGGACTTCTGTTC
- a CDS encoding acetate--CoA ligase family protein, which yields MPASLLQALVSPATIALVGASNTESKLTARPMRFLRRHGFEGRIYPVNPARDTVLGEKAWPSVKAVPEPVDFAYILLDADPAIEALKDCAAAGVRIVAILADGFAEAGEEGARRQAEVQRIAEETGMLVIGPNSMGVVHTASGFAATTNAAFGAETIGRGRLAVISQSGSVIGTLLSRGAARDIAFSTFVSVGNEAAAGIGEVGEILVDHDGTDGFLLFMETIRNRAALARFAAKAHAAGKPVVAYMIGKSEEGQALSVSHTGALTGSAAAVDALLRSLGIRKAEQLETLLEAPGALAKARLQPGRPKTATVIATTGGGGAMVVDQLSARGVEIAGASTSTKAHFAKQGIPSGHGKLVDVTLAGARYEIMKEAVSTLIRDPETGVLIVAIGSSAQFDPELAVKPIVDAVSEASDDAAPVLAFPLPHAPDSMRLLEAGGVPTFRTVESCAETVAMLMTGAAQSVAPAMPLPAAATALIDALPSGTADEVSSAAIFQTMGLTGPGQTVLAPSEGVPEELPVSFPVVAKLVSPDLPHKTDAGAIKVGIKDRAELIDAIMEMRGSAERYHPGFRLAGILVQELVSGLGEALIGLSRDPVAGPVVTVAMGGVMTEIYRDSAVRPAPVSVDGAREMIREVKGFELLRGFRGRPEGDLEALAETVSTLSRLAADSRIEEAEANPVLIMEKGVGVVMLDALIRT from the coding sequence ATGCCAGCCTCCCTCCTCCAAGCCCTCGTCTCCCCGGCCACCATCGCCCTCGTCGGCGCCTCGAACACAGAAAGCAAGCTGACGGCACGCCCGATGCGTTTTCTGCGCCGCCACGGCTTCGAAGGCCGGATCTATCCGGTGAACCCGGCCCGCGACACGGTACTTGGCGAGAAGGCCTGGCCGTCCGTCAAAGCCGTTCCTGAACCTGTGGATTTCGCCTATATCCTGCTCGACGCGGATCCCGCCATAGAGGCGCTTAAGGACTGTGCCGCTGCCGGTGTGCGGATCGTCGCCATACTGGCCGACGGCTTCGCGGAAGCCGGTGAGGAAGGCGCGCGCCGGCAGGCCGAGGTCCAGCGCATCGCCGAAGAAACCGGCATGCTCGTCATCGGCCCCAACTCGATGGGCGTTGTCCATACCGCTTCCGGCTTCGCGGCAACCACCAACGCGGCCTTCGGCGCCGAAACCATCGGCCGCGGTCGGCTTGCCGTGATCTCGCAGAGCGGCAGTGTGATCGGAACCCTGCTCAGCCGCGGAGCCGCCCGCGACATTGCCTTTTCGACATTCGTTTCCGTCGGGAACGAGGCTGCCGCGGGGATTGGCGAGGTTGGCGAAATCCTCGTCGATCACGACGGAACGGACGGTTTCCTGCTGTTCATGGAAACAATCCGGAACCGTGCGGCACTGGCCCGCTTCGCCGCCAAGGCGCATGCGGCCGGAAAACCCGTGGTCGCCTATATGATCGGGAAATCCGAGGAGGGGCAGGCACTTTCCGTCTCTCATACCGGCGCTCTCACTGGATCGGCGGCAGCCGTGGATGCGCTGCTGCGCAGTCTCGGGATCCGTAAGGCAGAGCAACTCGAGACCCTTCTGGAAGCGCCGGGTGCCTTGGCGAAGGCCCGTCTGCAACCGGGCCGACCGAAGACCGCGACCGTGATCGCGACCACCGGCGGCGGCGGCGCCATGGTCGTCGACCAATTGAGCGCCCGTGGCGTCGAAATCGCCGGCGCAAGCACTTCCACGAAAGCGCATTTCGCAAAGCAAGGCATTCCGAGCGGCCACGGCAAGCTGGTCGACGTCACGCTGGCGGGAGCCCGCTACGAGATCATGAAGGAAGCGGTCTCGACCCTGATCCGCGACCCGGAGACCGGCGTGCTGATCGTCGCCATCGGCTCATCGGCGCAATTCGATCCGGAACTGGCGGTGAAACCGATCGTCGACGCGGTCTCCGAGGCGTCGGATGACGCGGCGCCGGTGCTCGCCTTCCCCCTTCCGCATGCTCCGGACAGCATGCGGCTGCTGGAAGCCGGCGGCGTCCCGACCTTCCGTACCGTGGAGAGCTGCGCCGAGACCGTGGCGATGCTGATGACCGGGGCGGCCCAGTCTGTTGCACCCGCAATGCCCCTTCCCGCCGCCGCCACCGCTCTGATCGACGCTCTGCCGTCCGGCACCGCGGATGAAGTCAGCTCCGCAGCCATATTCCAGACCATGGGCCTCACCGGCCCGGGCCAGACCGTGCTCGCACCGTCGGAGGGCGTTCCGGAAGAACTGCCCGTCTCCTTCCCGGTCGTCGCCAAACTGGTCTCGCCGGACCTGCCGCACAAGACCGATGCCGGTGCAATCAAGGTCGGGATCAAGGACCGGGCGGAACTGATCGACGCCATCATGGAAATGCGCGGGTCCGCCGAGCGATACCATCCGGGTTTCCGGCTGGCCGGCATCCTCGTGCAAGAGCTGGTCAGCGGCCTCGGAGAAGCCCTGATCGGCCTCTCCCGCGATCCAGTGGCAGGACCGGTCGTGACCGTCGCGATGGGTGGCGTGATGACTGAAATCTACCGCGACAGCGCCGTCCGCCCGGCACCGGTCAGCGTCGACGGCGCCCGCGAGATGATTCGCGAGGTGAAGGGGTTCGAGCTGCTGCGCGGTTTCCGGGGGCGGCCGGAAGGCGATCTGGAAGCCCTCGCGGAAACGGTCAGCACCCTTTCCCGGCTAGCCGCGGATTCGCGGATCGAGGAAGCCGAGGCCAATCCTGTACTGATTATGGAAAAGGGCGTCGGCGTCGTCATGCTGGACGCGCTGATCCGGACCTAG
- a CDS encoding tetratricopeptide repeat protein — translation MDLQAMVNDAAALHRSGRFAEALVLYRRVLLIRPSMTSILSLAAEAMVHGGAPGDGARVARRAVAVEPGKGVFHKLLAYASTMAGDLSNAERAYAGAFRAEPGNLDILSDWASVARARDPAAASAVLRRLVLLVPHLGEAWRRFGEADAASNPERSSRSYRVALRIAPGDAPAWRGLGLVGLAAKGNEANAENAFRHAALVAPEDSEAYRWLATSTSEILAAVPRFRRASMLAPADLTAWFGLANACYRGESPERGERAYRRVAVLEPGHADAYANRLVILTERNTPADAVRRGYRRLLALAPLRERTLANIAKLHMDRGENSEAERYVRRSLVSGRFERASMAALAGIYRQTRRIEAAMRQVRRSELLFPENAALKSTRLMDLSYSAGVTAEQLYRAHRDWAERWAASERPLGYDVDKRPDRQLRLGFLSPDLRRHPVGYFMKPLLGQLDRAGFELFLYSDCGEGDDLTSDFRTRADHWRDTAGLGHEPLRQRILDDRIDILFDLAGHSSGNRMEMFAMRAAPLQMTWMGYVGTTGLRTMDYLVTDRFQTRPGTEDWYGERWLVLPDDYICFEPVPEAPEVAPSPAGRNGFVTFGSFNNPAKLSDRSLDLWGRVLEQIPGSELLLAYRGFNDPGLQREIREFLSARKIEPERIRFSVFASHEAFLAGYGEVDIALDTLPYSGGLTTCEALWMGVPVVTLSTADHFAGRHSVSHLTNAGFPEWVADSDEAFFKVACGLGSDPGRLADLRATLRQRVADSPLCDRTHYADAVAAALRMAWQRYCAAD, via the coding sequence AGCGCTCGTACTGTACCGACGCGTATTGCTCATTCGCCCGTCCATGACATCGATTCTCTCGCTCGCGGCGGAGGCGATGGTACATGGCGGCGCGCCCGGAGATGGCGCGCGGGTCGCCCGGCGCGCGGTCGCGGTCGAGCCGGGTAAGGGCGTGTTTCATAAGTTGCTGGCCTATGCCTCTACGATGGCCGGCGATCTCAGCAATGCGGAGCGCGCCTATGCAGGGGCATTCCGCGCGGAGCCCGGCAATCTAGATATTCTGAGCGACTGGGCCAGTGTTGCGCGCGCCCGCGATCCGGCGGCGGCATCTGCGGTTCTGCGCCGGCTCGTTCTGCTCGTCCCCCATCTCGGTGAGGCATGGCGCCGTTTCGGAGAGGCGGACGCGGCGTCAAATCCGGAGCGTAGCAGCAGGAGTTACCGGGTCGCTCTGCGCATTGCGCCGGGAGATGCGCCGGCATGGCGCGGGCTCGGTCTGGTCGGGTTGGCGGCCAAAGGGAATGAGGCGAATGCCGAGAATGCATTCCGCCACGCCGCCCTCGTCGCTCCCGAAGACTCTGAGGCGTATCGCTGGCTCGCGACGTCGACCTCCGAGATACTTGCTGCCGTCCCGCGATTTAGGCGTGCTTCGATGCTTGCGCCGGCGGATCTTACCGCTTGGTTCGGGCTCGCGAACGCCTGCTATCGAGGAGAGTCGCCCGAGAGGGGCGAACGCGCGTATCGCCGGGTCGCTGTTCTGGAGCCAGGGCACGCCGATGCATATGCGAACCGTCTCGTAATTCTGACCGAGCGCAATACACCCGCCGATGCGGTGAGGCGAGGATACCGCCGACTGCTCGCTCTTGCCCCTCTGCGCGAGCGCACACTCGCAAATATCGCGAAACTCCATATGGATCGCGGTGAAAACAGCGAGGCTGAGCGTTATGTTCGCCGCAGCCTTGTTTCCGGGCGGTTCGAACGTGCCTCGATGGCGGCGCTCGCCGGGATCTATCGGCAGACCCGCAGGATTGAAGCGGCGATGCGTCAGGTCCGGCGCAGCGAACTGCTCTTTCCCGAGAATGCGGCCCTGAAATCGACGCGCCTTATGGATTTGAGCTACAGCGCAGGCGTGACTGCAGAGCAGCTCTATCGCGCGCACCGGGACTGGGCAGAGCGCTGGGCGGCTTCCGAGCGTCCCCTCGGGTACGATGTCGACAAGAGGCCGGACCGACAGTTGCGGCTGGGGTTCCTTTCACCGGATCTGAGGCGGCATCCGGTCGGATACTTCATGAAGCCGCTGCTCGGCCAACTCGACCGGGCAGGCTTCGAGCTCTTTCTCTATTCCGATTGCGGCGAGGGGGACGATCTGACCTCGGATTTCCGTACCCGCGCCGACCATTGGCGCGATACGGCAGGGCTCGGGCACGAACCGTTGCGGCAGAGGATCCTCGATGACCGCATCGACATCCTGTTCGATCTCGCCGGGCATAGCTCGGGCAATCGCATGGAAATGTTCGCGATGCGCGCGGCGCCATTGCAGATGACCTGGATGGGGTATGTCGGCACGACCGGTCTCCGGACGATGGACTACCTTGTCACCGACCGTTTTCAGACAAGACCGGGCACCGAGGATTGGTACGGCGAGCGATGGCTGGTCCTGCCGGACGACTACATTTGCTTCGAGCCGGTGCCCGAGGCGCCCGAGGTGGCGCCAAGTCCGGCGGGTAGGAACGGTTTCGTCACCTTCGGGAGTTTCAACAATCCGGCCAAACTGTCTGACCGGAGCCTGGATCTCTGGGGGCGGGTCCTCGAGCAAATCCCCGGCTCGGAGCTGCTGCTTGCCTATCGCGGATTCAACGATCCCGGATTGCAGCGGGAGATCAGGGAGTTTCTGTCGGCCAGGAAGATTGAGCCGGAGCGAATTCGCTTCTCTGTTTTTGCCTCTCACGAGGCGTTCCTCGCGGGATATGGGGAGGTCGACATCGCGCTCGATACATTGCCGTATTCCGGCGGCCTGACGACCTGCGAGGCGCTCTGGATGGGAGTGCCTGTGGTCACGCTCTCGACGGCGGACCATTTCGCCGGGCGGCATTCCGTCAGTCATTTGACCAATGCCGGGTTTCCGGAGTGGGTGGCGGATAGCGATGAGGCCTTCTTCAAGGTCGCTTGCGGTCTCGGCTCTGATCCTGGGCGTCTGGCGGATCTTCGCGCAACTCTCCGGCAGAGAGTTGCGGATTCGCCGCTCTGCGACCGGACGCATTATGCCGACGCGGTCGCAGCGGCGCTTAGAATGGCTTGGCAACGATATTGTGCAGCGGACTAG